A window of Bacteroidota bacterium contains these coding sequences:
- a CDS encoding glycosyl hydrolase, giving the protein MKKTFFLFFLLLATFWGPAFSQLKSGNSSSTPQVDSLLFNGLHWRNIGPWRGGRSLAVSGVIDQPNVYYFGAVGGGVWKSDDYGQSWNCISDSTFHSSSVGAISVAPGDPNILYVGMGEPEMRGNISFGDGIYKSIDAGRTWKHIGLEKSFAIASILVHPTNPDLVYAACMGNVFGTNPERGVFRSSDGGKSWEKILYKNDSTGCISLAFDPSNPRTIYASLWQACRNPWSLSSGGKGSGIYKSDDGGNSWKNISNAPGLPVGLLGKIFICTTPAKSERVYASIENENGGIFRSDDNGAHWTRTTDDRNLRKRPWYFSTIAADPKNADALWCLNVQLWKSTDGGMKFNQMPSMHGDHHDIWINPKDPRYMIIGDDGGGYVSTDGGQHYSDVDIPTCQFYHVNLDNDFPYNVYGAQQDNSSIRIASATDGFSIGSNDWYPVAGGEAGYIVPDPTNPDITYGGEYDGNFSTYNKKNNQYKLISVWPEPSHGHGSNERKYRFNWTFPIVVSPHDDKTIYITSQFVHRTKDAGMSWETISPDLTRHKPETMNASGGPITKDNTGAEAYANIFSFAESPVKKGVFWTGSDDGFVNVSVDEGKTWKNVTPKILNDYALISIIEASSFDAATCYIAANKYKQADTKPYLFKTTDYGATWTLITTGIPVNDYCRVIREDPNKKGILYAGTERGLYISFNEGASWQSLQLNLPLTPVHDIRIQKREKDLVIATHGRAFWILDDITPLYQLADAKNKNAFLFSPRNSYRKPGGSYFSPSMQVGENAPNGLLLRYYFKQKPDSEIVIRFFDSKGDTIIAYSSTKDKKGEPVKIQKEFYQDSLMKRPGLLPAQKGMNVFVWDLRYPDAKNIEIGNNALLSGSLIGPVAKPGKYTARLYQKDSLLASTEFTILKDPRISTTDEDFNLQFDLLKKIRDKQTELNSAINTIRSIVKEVNDQSASTKDTAVISKLKLVSGPMLDSLKKIEEELTQPKAVTDYDLFNYPNKLNDKLAGLHDIVASADARPTNSYFMVYDDLSEKIDRQLKKMDEILNVRLPELNSIIEKDKLFNIRDPRKK; this is encoded by the coding sequence ATGAAAAAGACATTCTTTTTATTCTTCCTTCTTCTGGCTACTTTTTGGGGGCCGGCATTTTCACAACTCAAATCCGGGAATTCTTCTTCTACTCCTCAGGTTGACAGTCTGCTTTTCAATGGACTTCATTGGAGAAATATTGGCCCATGGAGAGGCGGACGTTCATTGGCAGTATCAGGTGTCATTGACCAGCCCAATGTGTATTATTTTGGAGCTGTTGGTGGCGGAGTTTGGAAATCGGATGATTACGGACAAAGCTGGAACTGCATTTCTGATTCCACATTCCACAGCTCCTCTGTAGGAGCAATTAGTGTAGCTCCAGGAGATCCCAATATTCTATATGTAGGAATGGGAGAACCCGAAATGCGTGGCAATATCAGTTTTGGAGATGGCATTTATAAAAGCATTGACGCGGGACGTACCTGGAAACACATCGGACTGGAAAAGTCATTTGCAATTGCTTCCATCCTCGTACATCCTACAAATCCGGATCTGGTTTATGCTGCATGCATGGGAAATGTATTTGGAACAAATCCCGAACGCGGTGTTTTTCGTAGTAGTGACGGTGGAAAATCATGGGAAAAGATTTTATATAAAAACGATAGCACCGGTTGTATCAGCCTCGCATTTGATCCATCCAATCCGAGAACAATCTACGCTTCCTTATGGCAAGCCTGTCGAAATCCATGGTCATTGAGCAGTGGTGGTAAGGGCAGCGGTATATACAAAAGTGATGACGGAGGGAATTCCTGGAAAAACATTAGTAACGCTCCAGGATTGCCTGTTGGGCTCCTTGGTAAAATCTTTATTTGTACAACGCCGGCGAAATCTGAAAGAGTATATGCAAGCATAGAAAATGAAAATGGTGGAATTTTTAGAAGTGATGATAACGGCGCGCATTGGACACGCACAACAGATGACAGAAATTTAAGAAAACGCCCCTGGTATTTCAGCACCATTGCCGCGGATCCCAAAAATGCAGACGCGCTTTGGTGTTTGAATGTTCAACTTTGGAAAAGTACGGATGGCGGAATGAAATTTAATCAGATGCCGTCAATGCATGGTGACCATCACGATATCTGGATCAATCCCAAAGATCCAAGGTACATGATTATCGGCGATGATGGAGGCGGTTACGTGAGCACTGATGGCGGCCAGCATTATAGTGATGTGGATATTCCGACCTGTCAATTCTATCATGTAAATCTTGATAATGATTTTCCATACAATGTTTATGGGGCTCAACAAGACAACAGCTCCATCCGTATTGCAAGCGCAACGGATGGATTTTCAATCGGCAGCAATGACTGGTATCCGGTAGCAGGTGGGGAAGCCGGTTATATTGTTCCTGATCCAACCAATCCTGACATTACCTATGGCGGCGAATACGATGGAAATTTCAGTACCTACAACAAAAAGAATAATCAGTATAAATTAATTTCAGTATGGCCGGAACCGAGTCATGGACATGGTTCCAACGAAAGAAAATACCGGTTCAACTGGACTTTCCCGATTGTCGTTTCGCCTCACGATGACAAAACCATTTACATCACGTCTCAATTTGTGCATCGTACAAAAGATGCCGGAATGTCCTGGGAAACCATCAGTCCCGATCTCACCCGACATAAGCCCGAAACGATGAACGCCAGCGGAGGTCCAATCACAAAAGACAATACAGGAGCCGAAGCGTATGCGAATATTTTTTCGTTTGCGGAATCTCCTGTTAAGAAAGGTGTTTTCTGGACAGGAAGTGATGATGGGTTCGTAAATGTATCTGTTGACGAGGGAAAAACATGGAAAAACGTCACTCCGAAAATCCTTAATGACTACGCTTTAATCAGCATTATCGAAGCCTCGTCATTCGATGCCGCGACATGTTATATCGCGGCGAATAAGTACAAACAAGCCGATACCAAACCGTATCTTTTTAAAACGACGGATTACGGTGCTACCTGGACACTCATTACAACCGGTATTCCTGTGAATGATTATTGCAGAGTCATCCGCGAAGACCCGAATAAAAAAGGAATCCTGTATGCAGGAACAGAACGTGGTCTATATATTTCCTTCAATGAAGGAGCAAGTTGGCAGTCTCTTCAATTAAACTTACCACTGACTCCTGTTCATGATATCCGTATTCAGAAAAGGGAAAAAGATCTTGTCATCGCTACTCACGGAAGGGCGTTCTGGATTCTTGATGACATCACTCCATTGTATCAGCTTGCAGATGCCAAAAATAAAAACGCGTTCCTGTTCAGCCCAAGAAACAGCTACCGTAAACCAGGAGGTTCCTATTTTTCTCCCTCCATGCAGGTTGGCGAAAATGCACCCAATGGATTATTGCTCCGTTATTATTTTAAACAAAAACCGGATAGCGAAATTGTGATTCGCTTTTTTGATTCAAAAGGAGACACGATCATTGCTTACTCGAGTACCAAAGATAAAAAAGGAGAACCTGTCAAGATTCAAAAAGAGTTCTATCAGGATTCCCTCATGAAACGACCGGGCTTACTTCCGGCTCAAAAAGGAATGAACGTATTTGTATGGGATCTTCGATATCCGGACGCCAAAAATATTGAAATAGGAAATAACGCTTTGCTTTCAGGTTCTCTCATTGGTCCTGTTGCAAAACCGGGAAAATATACCGCACGTTTGTATCAAAAAGATTCCCTGCTTGCCAGCACTGAGTTCACAATTTTAAAAGATCCAAGAATTTCTACTACCGACGAAGATTTTAACCTGCAATTTGATTTGCTGAAAAAAATTCGTGACAAACAAACTGAATTAAATTCTGCAATTAATACTATTCGATCGATTGTCAAAGAAGTGAATGACCAAAGTGCTTCGACAAAAGACACTGCTGTGATCTCAAAATTAAAGTTGGTGTCCGGGCCAATGCTTGATTCACTTAAGAAAATTGAAGAAGAACTCACCCAACCCAAAGCGGTAACTGATTATGATCTCTTTAATTACCCGAACAAACTGAATGATAAACTAGCCGGCTTACATGATATTGTCGCTTCGGCGGACGCAAGACCCACAAACTCATACTTCATGGTGTATGATGATCTTTCCGAAAAAATAGACAGGCAATTGAAAAAAATGGATGAAATCCTCAACGTTCGTCTCCCGGAGTTAAATTCTATTATTGAAAAAGATAAATTATTCAATATTCGGGACCCAAGGAAAAAATAA
- a CDS encoding T9SS type A sorting domain-containing protein, whose product MNKLIPYPAILFLLFGLQFDSGAQYQNILISQFASETTIAIDPQNTNHQVAGANLTNYYYSMDGGQNWSQGSLTSTWGNYGDPNVVCDGAGNFYYFHLADQLDRIICQKSNAFPPSWNSGTYAGQNNPPFLQDHEWAYADWSNHFIYTTWSQYDNYPPQSSADSSHILFSASYDQGATWSPAIRLDERGGDEEYLDVIEPRPATDEQGNVYVSWASSQGLLLDKSTDFGASWRTADQIITPVPGGVYYSIPGINRIRSTPFISIDKSNGPNNGTIYVSWCDQRNGLNNTDVWLIKSTDGGNTWGPEVRVNDDITLSHQFLNAMTVDQVTGNIYVCFYDRRNYTSDTTDFYLAWSNDGGATFTNEKINQQSFVVDASSFFGDYIGIAAHNNVVRPCWSAFDLFGTSYVYTALVDATLLGLSAAEHPLNSNNMSISPSIINSGAVLSFNLIRDANTRVSIYTMEGSLVKTIFDGKAMKGEHTLDQNFQDIPNGVYICEMTTGSQRVTQKFFVMRN is encoded by the coding sequence ATGAACAAATTAATCCCGTACCCGGCAATACTTTTTTTGCTTTTTGGTCTACAATTTGATTCGGGTGCTCAATATCAAAATATATTGATCAGCCAGTTTGCGTCGGAGACAACGATTGCAATAGACCCGCAAAACACCAATCATCAGGTTGCCGGAGCGAATCTTACGAATTACTATTACTCGATGGATGGAGGACAAAATTGGTCACAAGGATCTTTGACTTCTACCTGGGGAAATTACGGGGATCCGAATGTAGTCTGTGACGGCGCGGGAAATTTTTATTACTTCCATTTGGCTGATCAACTTGACAGAATAATTTGTCAGAAATCAAATGCATTTCCTCCATCCTGGAATAGCGGTACCTACGCGGGTCAAAACAACCCGCCTTTTTTACAGGATCATGAGTGGGCATACGCGGATTGGTCCAATCATTTTATATATACAACCTGGTCGCAGTACGATAATTACCCTCCGCAATCTTCCGCTGATTCGAGCCATATTCTTTTCTCAGCCTCGTATGATCAGGGCGCAACATGGTCGCCGGCAATCCGTCTCGACGAAAGAGGAGGCGATGAGGAGTATCTTGATGTAATAGAACCCAGACCCGCAACAGATGAACAAGGCAATGTGTATGTCAGCTGGGCGAGTTCACAAGGATTGCTTTTAGATAAATCGACGGATTTTGGTGCATCGTGGAGAACTGCGGATCAAATTATTACTCCGGTCCCCGGAGGAGTGTATTACAGTATTCCGGGTATTAACAGAATTCGTTCAACTCCTTTTATAAGCATAGACAAAAGCAATGGCCCGAATAACGGAACAATCTACGTGAGCTGGTGTGATCAGCGAAACGGATTAAACAATACAGATGTTTGGTTGATTAAATCAACTGACGGCGGAAATACCTGGGGGCCGGAAGTAAGAGTGAATGACGACATCACCTTATCACATCAGTTTTTGAATGCCATGACAGTGGATCAGGTAACCGGCAATATTTACGTTTGTTTCTATGACAGGAGAAACTACACTTCAGACACAACAGATTTCTATCTTGCCTGGTCGAATGATGGAGGAGCGACATTTACCAATGAAAAAATTAATCAGCAATCTTTTGTGGTTGATGCATCTTCTTTCTTTGGTGATTATATTGGAATCGCCGCACATAACAATGTTGTAAGACCTTGCTGGTCGGCATTCGATTTGTTTGGAACCTCCTATGTTTACACAGCGCTTGTTGACGCGACATTGCTCGGTCTTTCAGCTGCTGAGCATCCTTTGAATTCCAACAACATGTCCATTTCACCGTCGATAATAAATTCAGGTGCGGTATTGAGTTTTAATCTAATTCGTGATGCCAATACAAGGGTTTCTATCTATACAATGGAAGGATCGCTGGTGAAAACAATATTTGATGGTAAGGCAATGAAAGGGGAGCATACCTTAGATCAAAATTTCCAGGACATTCCGAATGGAGTCTACATTTGCGAAATGACTACAGGTTCACAACGTGTGACTCAGAAGTTTTTCGTCATGAGGAATTGA
- a CDS encoding lipid A biosynthesis acyltransferase encodes MVVFSALLYYLVLIPISLLPFPLLYGLSDFVFIILYYIFPYRKKVVMQNLRNSFPEKDEKELLRIQKEFYHHFCDLIFESLKIFTASNEAILNRVELVNADLLEEYYRNKKSLILVTGHYANWEWPAVTLPFHSSHTGTGIYKKLSSAFFDQRLRNTRARFGTKLMSTKEVATFFEEHREQLCTYGFINDQSPSDPKKGHWMKFLNQDTCMLTGVERYAVKYNYPVLYGVITKKKRGYYRMEYKLICDDPSGTKPNEITEKCSFLNEEIIRKAPAYWLWTHRRWKHKRPEGM; translated from the coding sequence ATGGTAGTTTTTAGCGCCCTTCTATATTATCTTGTTTTAATCCCGATCTCCCTCTTGCCGTTTCCTCTCCTTTATGGATTATCGGATTTTGTGTTTATTATTCTTTATTACATTTTTCCTTACCGGAAAAAGGTCGTGATGCAAAATCTCAGAAATTCTTTTCCTGAAAAAGACGAAAAGGAACTTTTGAGAATCCAAAAGGAATTTTACCATCATTTTTGTGATCTCATTTTCGAGAGCCTTAAAATATTTACTGCGAGCAACGAAGCAATTTTAAATCGCGTCGAACTTGTCAATGCGGATTTATTGGAAGAATATTACAGGAATAAAAAAAGTCTCATCCTTGTGACCGGACATTATGCAAATTGGGAATGGCCTGCTGTGACCTTGCCTTTTCACAGTTCGCATACAGGAACAGGAATCTATAAAAAATTATCCAGCGCCTTTTTTGATCAGCGATTAAGGAATACAAGAGCACGATTTGGCACTAAGCTAATGTCCACCAAGGAGGTTGCAACATTTTTTGAAGAGCACAGGGAGCAACTTTGCACATATGGTTTTATAAATGATCAGAGTCCATCCGATCCCAAAAAAGGTCACTGGATGAAATTTCTGAACCAGGATACATGCATGCTCACAGGTGTTGAGCGATACGCAGTAAAGTATAATTACCCGGTCCTTTATGGAGTCATCACAAAGAAAAAGAGAGGGTATTACCGGATGGAATACAAATTGATCTGCGATGATCCGTCGGGTACAAAGCCTAATGAAATCACCGAAAAATGTTCCTTCCTCAATGAAGAAATTATTCGCAAGGCTCCTGCTTACTGGTTGTGGACACACCGCAGATGGAAGCATAAACGTCCGGAAGGAATGTAA
- a CDS encoding cytochrome c, producing the protein MNSITKSFKSVMAVLALSTMLVSISTQSFAQGKPKGKPWPSPESAVKMKNPVKSDEASLKEGKDLYAQHCKSCHGAKGLGDGTKAEKIDISCGDFSSEETAKATDGELYWKTTEGRKPMPSFKEKLSDNERWAIVNYMRTFTKK; encoded by the coding sequence ATGAATTCAATCACAAAAAGTTTTAAAAGCGTTATGGCAGTACTTGCATTGTCCACAATGCTCGTATCAATTTCCACCCAATCATTCGCTCAGGGAAAACCGAAGGGAAAACCATGGCCTTCACCTGAGAGTGCAGTAAAAATGAAAAATCCGGTTAAATCGGATGAAGCCTCGCTCAAAGAAGGAAAAGATTTGTATGCACAGCATTGCAAATCCTGTCATGGTGCGAAAGGATTGGGTGATGGAACAAAAGCCGAGAAAATCGACATCTCCTGTGGTGATTTTAGCAGCGAAGAAACAGCAAAGGCTACAGATGGTGAATTGTACTGGAAAACCACAGAAGGCCGCAAGCCTATGCCATCATTCAAAGAAAAATTGAGCGATAATGAGCGTTGGGCGATCGTGAATTACATGCGTACATTCACAAAAAAATAA
- the nrfD gene encoding polysulfide reductase NrfD, producing the protein MIMKDELLRPVQRIGKWGKIWIAFLVVICMCGLYAYYIQETKSKYVTVSLRDYTMWGVYISNFVFFVALSLIGVLMSAVLKLTNFEWYRPLSRIAEVIAVAAIMLAGVSIVAAMGKPERLHYLFLHGRIQSPIVWDIIVIITYIATSTVLLFIPLIPSLSTCKNHLHNKPKWQMKMYEWMSFGWEGTAEQWKILKKSIRILTIIVIPLGVSIHTVTAWLFATTLRAEWDSTNFGAYFVSGAFLLGVAGMIVAVFAIRKAYKLESYLTPMHFDKLGQALVLMSFIYIYFNINEYLVPAYKMSGLHANHLLDLFTGEDSSLYWTVVFFGMLMPAILPLFKRMRKPLPLTIIAVLVVIAAWFKRYLIVIPGLAHPYLPIQDVPDSWRHYTPSLVEMTIVAATFAAMMLIVTLFSRFFPIISVWEVAEGKLEGKDEIINYK; encoded by the coding sequence ATGATCATGAAGGACGAATTATTGCGTCCGGTACAGCGTATAGGGAAGTGGGGAAAAATCTGGATTGCTTTTTTAGTAGTAATATGCATGTGTGGATTGTATGCTTATTACATTCAGGAAACAAAAAGTAAATATGTTACAGTCTCCCTTCGTGATTATACCATGTGGGGTGTGTACATTTCAAATTTTGTTTTCTTCGTTGCCTTGAGTTTGATTGGTGTACTTATGTCAGCGGTATTAAAACTGACAAATTTTGAATGGTACAGGCCTTTATCAAGGATCGCAGAAGTGATTGCGGTTGCAGCTATCATGCTTGCAGGTGTCAGTATTGTTGCCGCTATGGGAAAACCGGAGCGCTTACATTATTTATTTTTACACGGTCGCATTCAGTCTCCGATTGTCTGGGACATCATTGTGATCATCACCTACATCGCAACCAGCACGGTGCTTCTGTTTATTCCTTTGATTCCATCCCTGTCTACATGCAAGAATCATTTGCATAACAAACCGAAATGGCAGATGAAGATGTATGAGTGGATGTCTTTTGGTTGGGAAGGAACTGCGGAACAATGGAAAATCCTAAAAAAGAGTATTCGCATTCTGACTATTATAGTAATTCCTTTGGGTGTTTCCATTCATACGGTCACAGCCTGGTTGTTTGCCACAACTCTACGGGCAGAGTGGGACAGTACCAATTTTGGTGCATACTTTGTATCCGGCGCATTCTTGCTTGGTGTTGCGGGAATGATTGTCGCGGTGTTTGCAATACGCAAAGCATATAAGCTGGAGAGTTATCTTACTCCTATGCATTTTGATAAACTGGGGCAGGCATTGGTGTTGATGTCTTTCATTTACATTTATTTTAATATCAATGAATACCTGGTACCGGCTTATAAAATGTCAGGACTGCATGCGAATCACCTACTGGATTTATTTACCGGGGAAGACTCCTCATTGTATTGGACGGTGGTGTTTTTTGGAATGCTGATGCCAGCCATACTTCCATTGTTTAAACGAATGCGCAAACCTTTGCCATTGACCATCATTGCAGTGCTTGTTGTTATAGCAGCCTGGTTCAAACGTTATCTTATTGTTATTCCAGGCCTGGCGCATCCGTATTTGCCAATACAGGATGTGCCTGATTCCTGGAGACATTATACGCCGAGTTTGGTTGAAATGACCATTGTAGCAGCAACATTCGCTGCAATGATGTTAATTGTAACATTATTTTCAAGATTCTTCCCGATCATTTCTGTGTGGGAAGTAGCAGAGGGAAAACTCGAAGGAAAAGATGAAATTATTAACTATAAATAA
- a CDS encoding 4Fe-4S dicluster domain-containing protein, which translates to MKNEQEDSTRRKFLKFGLLAGGATLAGLGLQQKLAGDAPPPTGKKVKVLTADGKLVEVDSSLVTHHAADTNLSESQIREGIAGRKFVMVIDLARCANERKCVEGCQKMHNTLPPIEYLKVKRMQDADLTAPYWFPQMCYHCDNPPCTKVCPVDATFKRSDGIVAVDSDRCIGCKFCMAACPYSARSFNFGRPEQVEYNEKHPCNEGESCCSTKSSTVGTVSKCDFCPSHAAKGELPACVSECPNGTIFFGDELEDTVTNGEETFRLKELLRSRAGYRQFEELGTKPRVYYLPPVKRQFPFEEAKEKHNTEE; encoded by the coding sequence ATGAAAAACGAACAAGAAGATTCCACCCGTAGAAAATTTCTAAAATTCGGATTGCTTGCCGGAGGAGCGACTCTGGCAGGGCTTGGACTTCAACAAAAATTAGCGGGGGATGCGCCTCCGCCAACTGGAAAAAAAGTAAAAGTACTTACAGCAGATGGCAAGCTGGTTGAAGTGGACAGCTCATTGGTTACTCATCATGCCGCTGACACTAATTTATCAGAGAGCCAGATTCGCGAAGGGATTGCCGGAAGAAAATTTGTAATGGTAATTGATCTGGCACGTTGCGCGAATGAAAGAAAATGTGTGGAGGGTTGTCAGAAGATGCACAACACGCTGCCTCCAATTGAATACCTGAAAGTGAAACGTATGCAGGATGCTGATCTCACAGCTCCTTATTGGTTTCCACAGATGTGTTACCACTGCGACAATCCGCCATGTACAAAAGTGTGCCCAGTAGACGCAACATTTAAGCGTTCAGACGGGATTGTTGCTGTTGATAGTGATCGTTGCATTGGCTGTAAGTTTTGTATGGCAGCCTGCCCTTATTCCGCACGATCATTTAATTTCGGAAGACCAGAGCAGGTTGAGTACAATGAAAAGCATCCTTGTAATGAAGGCGAAAGTTGTTGTTCAACAAAATCCTCAACCGTGGGGACTGTTTCCAAATGTGATTTTTGTCCCAGCCATGCTGCCAAAGGAGAATTGCCGGCCTGTGTTTCTGAATGCCCGAATGGTACAATCTTCTTCGGTGATGAACTCGAAGATACTGTGACAAATGGTGAAGAAACATTCCGCCTGAAAGAATTGTTGCGCAGCAGAGCCGGTTACAGGCAGTTCGAAGAACTCGGAACAAAGCCACGAGTATATTATTTACCACCGGTAAAAAGACAGTTCCCATTTGAAGAAGCGAAAGAAAAACACAACACTGAAGAGTAA
- a CDS encoding Crp/Fnr family transcriptional regulator, producing MSVRIECQNCPNKKCFVQSHCTSEWVQIINRSKEQSVYQKGQQLFREGDRVSGVFFIQHGKVKVVTNGLNGKEQIVRLASDAYIIGHCAVEGERYPIGAIALEESTVCFLSNELLKSAYLENPEFTLAFMYYYSAELRKMESRLKYVAQMSIREKVAEALLYIYDIFGADETDHTLNVTMSRQELADLVGTNAEQVTRQLSLFQNENIISKQGKGLQMLRVDLLRKMVDSYKQTD from the coding sequence ATGAGTGTTCGTATAGAGTGTCAGAATTGCCCGAATAAAAAATGTTTTGTTCAGAGTCATTGTACATCAGAGTGGGTTCAGATCATCAATCGTTCCAAGGAGCAATCGGTTTATCAAAAAGGCCAGCAATTGTTCAGGGAAGGAGACAGGGTTTCCGGTGTTTTTTTTATACAGCACGGGAAAGTGAAAGTAGTTACAAATGGCCTGAATGGAAAAGAACAAATCGTAAGACTGGCTTCTGACGCCTATATCATTGGACATTGTGCCGTAGAAGGAGAACGATATCCCATTGGAGCAATTGCATTGGAAGAAAGTACAGTTTGTTTTCTTTCCAATGAACTTCTGAAAAGTGCATATCTGGAAAATCCGGAATTCACATTGGCATTCATGTATTATTATTCCGCTGAGTTGCGCAAGATGGAATCCAGGTTAAAGTATGTTGCGCAAATGAGTATACGTGAAAAGGTGGCGGAGGCTTTGCTTTATATATATGATATTTTTGGTGCAGACGAAACAGATCATACTCTCAATGTAACGATGAGTCGTCAGGAGTTGGCCGATTTGGTAGGTACAAATGCAGAGCAGGTAACCCGACAGCTTTCGCTTTTTCAAAATGAAAATATTATTTCGAAACAAGGAAAGGGTTTGCAAATGTTAAGAGTCGATCTTTTGAGGAAGATGGTTGATTCCTACAAACAAACGGATTGA